The following DNA comes from Amycolatopsis albispora.
CTACCGGGGCAGCGTGCTGGAGTACCGGCTGATCGGCAGCCGCCCGCTCGGCGACGGCCTGCTGCTCGTGCACACCGACTCGACACTGCACGTTCCGGCGGGGCCGCGTAAGGGCACCGTGGACGGCGTCCAGACCAAGCTCATCCGCGACGGCCTGATCCTGGCCTTCCACAACACGCTCCGGGGCGACCTGGCCAGCTTCACCAAGCACGACCAGGCGCTGGCCGAGCGCTCCCCGCTGGACTGGAAGTCCTGAGCCTCACAGGTCCGGCAGGCCGAGGTCCAGGTTGGGCGCCTGCAGCCCGCCGTCCACTTCGAGCAGCTTGCCGGTGACGTAGGCGCCGGCCGGCGAGGTCAGGTAGAGCACCGCGGCCGCGATGTCCTCCGGCTCGCCGAGCCGCCGCAGCGGGGTGGCCTGCTCCATCCGCCCCTTGAGTTCCGGGTTGGCCGCGACCACCTCGAGCGCGGAGGTCAGCACCGTGCCGACGGCGACCGCGTTCACCCGGATCTTCGGCGCGAGGTCCGCCGCGGCGAGCCGCGTGTAGTGCGCGAGCGCGGCCTTCGCGGTGCCGTACGCGAGATAACCGCGCCCGGCGACCCGGCCCAGCGCCGAGGAGATGTTGACGACGGCACCGCCGCCGGCCGCCAGCATCGCCGGGGCCGCGGCGCGGGTCAGCGCGTGCGCGGTCGAAACGTTGAACCGGAAGGCCTCTTCGAGAAAGCGCGGCGAAGTCTCCAGCAACGGCCGAGGCAGGGTGCCACCGACGTTGTTCACCACGATGTCGAGCCTGCCGAAGGCGCCGGTGGCCGCATCGGCCAGCGCGGCGGCGGCCGCCGGGTCGCTGAGATCGGCGGGCACCACCTCTGCCCGGCGGCCCGCGGCTTCGACCTGGGCCGCGATCTCGCGCAACTGGTCCGCGGTGCGGGCGGAGAGCACCACGTCGGCACCGGCTTCGGCCAGCGCCACCGCGGTCGCGGCGCCGATGCCACGGCCCGCGCCGGTCACCACGGCGGCCCGTCCGGTCAGCCGGAAGCGGTCGAGGATCATGGCAAAACTGTAACACGTTCTACCGATGGGAATTCGGATCTCACGTTCCGCGTCCGGCGAGCGTCTTCGAAGTATGGACAAGTACGCC
Coding sequences within:
- a CDS encoding SDR family oxidoreductase, translated to MILDRFRLTGRAAVVTGAGRGIGAATAVALAEAGADVVLSARTADQLREIAAQVEAAGRRAEVVPADLSDPAAAAALADAATGAFGRLDIVVNNVGGTLPRPLLETSPRFLEEAFRFNVSTAHALTRAAAPAMLAAGGGAVVNISSALGRVAGRGYLAYGTAKAALAHYTRLAAADLAPKIRVNAVAVGTVLTSALEVVAANPELKGRMEQATPLRRLGEPEDIAAAVLYLTSPAGAYVTGKLLEVDGGLQAPNLDLGLPDL
- a CDS encoding SgcJ/EcaC family oxidoreductase, coding for MTVEQIISGMQRAWNAGDGAGWGAHFAEDADFVDALGRIQRGREVIGTEHQKIFDTVYRGSVLEYRLIGSRPLGDGLLLVHTDSTLHVPAGPRKGTVDGVQTKLIRDGLILAFHNTLRGDLASFTKHDQALAERSPLDWKS